The following are encoded together in the Chaetodon trifascialis isolate fChaTrf1 chromosome 3, fChaTrf1.hap1, whole genome shotgun sequence genome:
- the cacna2d2b gene encoding voltage-dependent calcium channel subunit alpha-2/delta-2b, with the protein MAIGKRSCSIVCLVSIQIILIFSASWPGAAGLTFPQQYTIMHWARRIEQEIDRVFQHITGAQQLKGIYNEERRRFSLVKNQPRKIVEKVASDIEKLLAKKRKALDRLASEAERLQREHLWQDGIKELDMAYYDSKAELDYYSMDGEGEVENPSHIKLEFVYDPNFKNNVNYSYTAVQIPTDIYKGAPVILNELNWTQALEKVFMENSQEDPSLLWQAFGSATGVTRYYPATPWKAPDKIDLYDVRRRPWYIQGASSPKDMVILVDVSGSVSGLTLKLIKASVMEMLDTLSDDDYVNVARFNEKAEAVVPCFKHLVQANVRNKKIFKDAVQQMQAKGTTDYKSGFHFAFNQLLNKTNVPRANCNKIIMLFTDGGEDRAQDVFMQYNWPNKTVRVFTFSVGQHNYDVTPLQWIACTNKGYYFEIRSICAIRINTQEYLDVLGRPMVLAGSDAKQVQWTNVYQDALGLGMVVTGTLPVFNLTMDGNSQNQLILGVMGVDVHLDEIKRLTPRYNLGANGYIFAIDPNGYLLLHPNLQPKLVNLPEPVTLDFLDAEVEDSNKEEIRRQMIDGRPGEMQVKTLIKSIDEQYIDEVYRGYTWTPINGTDYSLGLVLPPYNEFYIQADLSDVMLQLQYMQSLLPSSFESAGHVFLAPREYCKRLHLSDNNTQFLQSFLSLMLDMSPESDECDQGLIHNLILDSRIIGQLASRVWKNKDLNSYGFLAVFASTDGGITRVFPNIAAELWDEDPEPFNSNYYRRSLDNKGYMFRPPLRSTLDDPLGAENGTVGILVSSAVEVNLGGKLLKPSVVGVKLDLEAWVDKFKILASNVSDSRQGSHKCGPSRSCEMDCEVNTDDLLCYLIDDGGFLVMSNQRDHWKKIGLFFGDVDPYLMHALYNNSIFTRRQSFHYQSACEPVSSSHTGAAPRGIFVPSISDILSLAWWTSTVAWSVIQQLLYGLVYNSWLYQDDVLVDGFETKESSCVTIQSQFYFTNTTNSYNVLQDCGNCSRLFHAKRIENTNLLFVVAETLPCSSCDIERLTQVRTEFQEENPCEVLSNARYRKGPTSCFDYSALENTSECGRGHALQSSIGILLFIQLILPLFHL; encoded by the exons ATATACAATGAAGAGAGACGACGGTTTAGCCTGGTGAAGAATCAGCCTCGGAAGATTGTGGAGAAGGTGGCCTCAGATATAGAGAAGCTCCTAGCAAAGAAGCGCAAAGCACTGGAT AGGTTAGCCAGTGAGGCAGAGCGGCTCCAGCGAGAGCACCTGTGGCAGGATGGGATCAAG GAGCTGGACATGGCTTATTATGACTCAAAGGCAGAGCTGGATTAT TATTCCAtggatggagaaggagaggtgGAGAATCCTTCGCACATCAAGCTGGAGTTTGTGTATGATCCGAACTTCAAAAACAACGTCAACTATTCCTACACCGCTGTTCAGATTCccacagatatttacaaaggaG CTCCAGTCATTCTCAATGAGTTGAACTGGACGCAGGCATTGGAGAAAGTGTTCATGGAGAACAGTCAGGAGGATCCGTCGTTGCTGTGGCAAGCGTTTGGGAGTGCGACGGGTGTCACTCGCTACTACCCAG cCACACCATGGAAAGCCCCTGATAAAATTGACTTGTACGATGTCAGGAGGAGGCCCTG GTACATCCAGGGAGCCTCATCCCCCAAAGATATGGTCATTCTGGTTGATGT GAGCGGCAGCGTCAGTGGACTTACCCTCAAACTGATCAAAGCCTCAGTGATGGAAATGCTGGACACTCTGTCTGACGATGATTACGTCAACGTGGCCAGG tttaaCGAGAAGGCTGAGGCTGTGGTTCCCTGCTTCAAGCATCTCGTCCAGGCTAACGTGCGCAACAAAAAGATCTTCAAGGATGCAGTGCAGCAGATGCAGGCTAAAGGCACTACCGACTACAAGTCTGgatttcattttgctttcaaCCAGCTGTTAAAT aagacAAATGTCCCTCGGGCAAActgcaataaaataataatgctgtttactgatggaggagaggacagagctcAGGATGTCTTCATGCAATACAACTGGCCCAACAAAACA GTTCGAGTTTTCACCTTTTCTGTGGGTCAACACAACTATGATGTTACACCTTTACAGTGGATCGCATGCACCAATAAAG GTTACTATTTTGAGATCCGTTCCATCTGTGCTATAAGGATTAACACCCAG GAGTACCTCGACGTGCTGGGACGCCCCATGGTCCTGGCAGGCAGCGATGCCAAGCAGGTTCAGTGGACCAATGTGTATCAGGATGCCTTG GGTCTTGGCATGGTGGTAACTGGGACTTTGCCTGTATTTAATCTCACCATGGATGGAAACTCACAG AATCAGCTGATATTAGGTGTCATGGGAGTCGACGTGCATCTTGACGAGATAAAACGACTAACACCACGGTACAAT CTTGGAGCCAATGGATACATATTTGCTATTGATCCAAATGGGTACCTTCTCCTTCACCCTAACCTTCAGCCAAAG CTCGTGAACCTCCCCGAGCCTGTGACGCTGGACTTCCTGGATGCAGAGGTTGAAGACAGCAATAAAGAGGAG ATCCGGCGGCAAATGATTGATGGAAGACCAGGTGAAATGCAGGTCAAAACTCTAATCAAGTCGATTGATGAG CAATACATTGATGAGGTGTACAGGGGTTACACCTGGACTCCTATCAACGGTACAGATTACAG TCTTGGTCTGGTTTTACCCCCCTACAATGAATTCTACATTCAGGCCGACCTGAGTGATGTGATGCTGCAGCTCCAGT ATATGCAGTCGCTGCTGCCCAGCTCCTTTGAATCTGCAGGGCACGTATTTCTGGCTCCGAG GGAATACTGCAAACGTCTGCATCTTTCTGACAACAACACCCAGTTTTTGCAGAGCTTCCTCTCGCTCATGCTGGACATGTCCCCAGAATCGGATGAGT GTGACCAAGGCCTCATCCACAACCTAATTTTGGATTCTAGGATTATCGGGCAGCTGGCATCTCGTGTTTGGAAGAACAAGGATCTGAATTC GTACGGCTTCCTGGCTGTATTTGCGTCTACTGATGGAGGAATAACGCGGGTTTTTCCCAACAT AGCTGCTGAGTTATGGGATGAGGATCCTGAACCCTTTAACTCAAATTACTACAGACGGAGCCTCGACAACAAAGGCTACATGTTCAGACCTCCGCTGAGATCCA cctTGGATGACCCTTTAGGTGCAGAAAATGGCACCGTTGGAATTCTGGTCAGTTCAGCTGTTGAGGTTAATTTAGGAGGGAAACTGCTCAAACCTTCAG TGGTCGGAGTGAAGCTGGACTTGGAGGCGTGGGTGGACAAGTTTAAGATCCTGGCCAGCAACGTGTCTGACAGTCGACAGGGCTCACACAAG TGTGGACCGTCCAGAAGTTGTGAGATGGACTGTGAAGTGAACACTGAT GACCTCCTCTGCTATCTCATCGATGATGGTGGCTTCCTGGTTATGTCCAATCAGAGAGATCACTGGAAAAAG ATTGGTCTTTTCTTTGGTGATGTGGACCCTTACCTGATGCACGCACTCTACAACAACTCAATCTTCACTCGGCGTCAGTCTTTCCACTACCAGTCTGCATGTGAACcagtcagcagcagccacaCGGGTGCAGCACCGAGGGGCATCTTTGTG CCATCCATCTCTGACATCCTCAGCTTGGCATGGTGGACATCTACTGTGGCATG GTCTGTGATCCAGCAGCTACTGTATGGACTGGTCTACAACAGCTGGCTCTACCAAG aTGATGTCCTAGTAGACGGTTTTGAGACGAAGGAAAGCAGCTGTGTGACCATCCAAAGCCAGTTCTACTTTACAAACACCACCAACTCCTACAACGTGCTGCAGGACTGTGGAAACTGCTCGCG GCTGTTCCACGCAAAGCGGATAGAAAACACCAACCTCCTCTTTGTGGTCGCTGAGACGCTCCCCTGCAGCTCGTGTGATATTGAGAGACTGACCCAGGTCAGGACAGAGT TTCAGGAGGAGAATCCATGCGAAGTACTGAGCAACGCACGATATCGCAAAGGCCCGACTTCCTGCTTTGACTACAGTGCCTTA GAAAACACGTCAGAGTGTGGACGGGGTCATGCTCTGCAGTCCTCCATAGGAATCCTCCTCTTTATTCAGCTTATTCTGCCTCTTTTTCATCTCTGA